Proteins co-encoded in one Flavobacteriaceae bacterium MAR_2009_75 genomic window:
- a CDS encoding putative DNA primase/helicase yields MNEPITDLLHETEELPQHEADSITITPDRVLNELLKNISLIDFLLLAYPESKEIITEIEVLKPLVIKPDGSINQDNKEDLKEFEKLQKRLQSFKISRNHFLIITVEQLLKIAKAKQWGLCKRNGFIYVYNGNFWNEINKEQFQHFLGKAALKMGVEKFKAKIHSFKDELFKQFMCEAYLPTPPENPDQVLINLVNGTFEIDTNGQRLRSCNQEDFITHQLPFKYDPDAKAPLFHKYLDEVLPEKDKQKVLAEYAGYIFTRPKVLKLEKMLILYGNGANGKSVFFEIINALLGRSNISNYSLQSLTDDKGYHRAKIANKLVNYASEINGKLEVDTFKQIASGEPIEARLPYGEPFIIEDYAKLIFNCNDLPRDVEHTNAFFRRFLIIHFNVTIPEHKQDKGISKKIIDNELSGVFNWILEGLNRLLKQKNFTKCAAIENARSDYERQSDSVKQYIDEYNYIPSPTNTIKISEIYQRYRNYCAEDGLRPVSKSNFMKRLNHHGIFTKRMSLGNVAMANQENQGNEF; encoded by the coding sequence ATGAACGAGCCTATTACAGACCTATTACACGAAACTGAAGAATTACCTCAACACGAGGCCGATTCAATTACTATTACACCGGATAGGGTTTTAAACGAACTACTTAAAAACATATCCTTAATTGACTTCTTACTCCTAGCATATCCCGAAAGCAAAGAAATCATCACCGAAATAGAAGTATTAAAACCACTGGTTATTAAACCTGATGGTTCAATCAACCAAGACAACAAGGAAGACCTCAAGGAATTTGAAAAGCTACAGAAGAGGTTACAAAGCTTTAAAATAAGTAGAAATCACTTCTTAATTATTACAGTTGAACAATTGCTAAAAATTGCCAAGGCCAAACAATGGGGTCTTTGCAAAAGAAATGGTTTTATTTATGTCTATAACGGGAATTTTTGGAACGAAATAAACAAAGAGCAATTTCAGCACTTTTTAGGTAAGGCAGCACTTAAAATGGGTGTTGAAAAATTCAAAGCAAAAATCCATTCATTTAAGGATGAGCTATTTAAACAATTTATGTGCGAGGCTTACCTCCCTACTCCACCCGAAAACCCGGACCAAGTCTTAATAAATCTTGTAAACGGCACATTCGAGATTGACACCAATGGTCAAAGATTAAGAAGTTGTAATCAAGAGGATTTTATCACTCATCAATTACCGTTTAAATATGACCCTGATGCAAAAGCCCCCTTATTTCATAAATATTTAGACGAAGTTCTGCCTGAAAAGGATAAACAAAAAGTTCTTGCCGAGTATGCCGGATATATTTTCACTCGACCCAAGGTTCTAAAACTTGAGAAAATGCTCATCCTATATGGAAATGGAGCCAATGGTAAAAGCGTCTTCTTTGAAATTATCAACGCTTTGCTTGGAAGAAGTAATATCTCTAATTATTCCCTTCAATCACTTACAGACGATAAAGGATATCATAGGGCGAAAATAGCAAACAAGCTAGTTAATTACGCTTCCGAGATTAATGGAAAGCTCGAGGTCGACACCTTTAAGCAAATTGCATCCGGGGAGCCAATTGAGGCACGCTTACCTTATGGGGAACCTTTTATAATTGAAGATTATGCTAAGCTAATATTTAATTGTAACGACCTTCCGAGGGATGTAGAACATACCAACGCTTTTTTTCGCAGATTTTTGATTATTCACTTCAATGTTACCATTCCTGAACACAAGCAAGACAAAGGAATTTCGAAGAAAATTATTGATAATGAATTAAGCGGTGTATTTAACTGGATTTTAGAAGGACTCAACCGTTTACTAAAACAGAAGAACTTCACTAAATGTGCCGCTATCGAAAATGCTCGTAGTGATTATGAGAGGCAATCGGATTCCGTAAAGCAATACATTGACGAATACAACTATATACCCTCCCCCACCAATACGATCAAAATCAGCGAAATATATCAAAGATATAGGAACTATTGCGCAGAGGACGGACTAAGGCCGGTTAGCAAATCAAACTTTATGAAACGTCTCAATCACCACGGGATTTTCACAAAGCGAATGAGTTTAGGAAATGTAGCAATGGCAAACCAAGAGAATCAAGGAAATGAATTTTAG